In a single window of the Nocardioides massiliensis genome:
- a CDS encoding RNA polymerase sigma factor, producing the protein MSDGELITRAKDGDPEAWRELYAAHAGRLLAWLRLRPTRDAAVTAEDVASETWYVAASKIHDFRGTSADFVGWLFGTARRVAANARRTAERRATSPQEPETLVESSGPAEDHALVHERLDWIRSVLAPLSPRERDAIGLVDVLGLDSQSAAEALGITVTALRVARHRGLRRLRREQSLAPATLIEQRLI; encoded by the coding sequence ATGTCTGACGGCGAGCTGATCACCCGCGCCAAGGACGGTGATCCCGAGGCGTGGCGCGAGCTGTACGCCGCTCACGCCGGCCGACTGCTGGCCTGGCTGCGCCTGCGGCCCACCCGGGACGCCGCGGTGACGGCCGAGGATGTGGCGAGCGAGACCTGGTATGTCGCGGCATCCAAGATCCACGACTTCCGCGGCACCTCCGCGGACTTCGTCGGCTGGTTGTTCGGGACGGCCCGCCGGGTCGCGGCGAACGCCCGGCGGACGGCGGAGCGGCGAGCGACCTCCCCACAGGAGCCCGAGACGCTGGTGGAGTCGAGCGGCCCCGCGGAGGACCACGCGCTCGTGCACGAGCGGCTGGACTGGATCCGGTCGGTGCTGGCTCCCCTGTCGCCGCGCGAGCGTGACGCGATCGGCCTGGTCGACGTACTCGGCCTCGACAGCCAGAGCGCCGCCGAAGCCCTCGGGATCACGGTGACGGCACTGCGCGTGGCTCGTCACCGGGGCCTGCGCCGACTGCGACGCGAGCAGTCGCTCGCCCCAGCGACGCTCATCGAGCAACGGCTGATCTGA
- a CDS encoding MBL fold metallo-hydrolase → MSTDLTIATIETASLGDRSYVVHDGEVAFVVDPQRDIDRVLDLLAEHDVRLTDVFETHIHNDYVTGGLALAERTGAAYHVNGEDEVSFARTPIADGDVVAIGDRIRVRAIATPGHTYTHLSYALTDGDEPVAVFTGGSLLYGATGRPDLLGSDHTDALVRHQHASAHKLAEQLPDATEVFPTHGFGSFCSATQSDATESTIGEEKQENPALTQDEETYVRELLDGLGAYPAYYAHMGPANAAGPDAPDLSPVQEADATELRRRIEAGEWVVDLRTRTAFAAGHAPGTVNFGLDGAFATYLGWLIEWGTPVTLLGETADDVATAQRELVRIGIDRPAAQATGGPEDWATGELGSFPTATFADLADVRHHREVVVLDVRRADEYDKQAISGAVNIPIHDLPKRVAEVPEGEVWVHCAGGYRASIAASFLAAAGRKLVAIDDTFDNAEKVNLHLVTPGEQDSGQDSEQDSTEGTA, encoded by the coding sequence ATGAGCACCGACCTGACCATCGCTACGATCGAGACCGCATCCCTGGGTGACCGCAGCTACGTCGTCCACGACGGCGAGGTCGCCTTCGTCGTCGACCCGCAACGCGACATCGACCGCGTCCTCGACCTGCTCGCCGAGCACGATGTGCGCCTCACCGACGTCTTCGAGACCCACATCCACAACGACTACGTCACCGGCGGGCTCGCCCTGGCAGAGCGGACCGGGGCGGCCTACCACGTCAACGGCGAGGACGAGGTCTCCTTCGCGCGCACCCCGATCGCCGACGGCGACGTCGTCGCGATCGGCGACCGGATCCGGGTGCGCGCGATCGCCACCCCCGGGCACACCTACACCCACCTGTCCTACGCGTTGACCGACGGCGACGAGCCCGTCGCGGTGTTCACGGGCGGGTCGCTGCTGTACGGCGCGACCGGTCGCCCCGACCTGCTGGGCTCCGACCACACCGACGCGCTCGTGCGCCACCAGCACGCCTCGGCCCACAAGCTCGCCGAGCAGCTGCCCGACGCCACCGAGGTCTTCCCCACCCACGGGTTCGGCTCGTTCTGCTCGGCCACCCAGTCCGACGCCACCGAGTCGACGATCGGCGAGGAGAAGCAGGAGAACCCTGCGCTCACCCAGGACGAGGAGACCTACGTCCGCGAGCTGCTCGACGGGCTGGGCGCCTACCCGGCCTACTACGCTCACATGGGTCCCGCCAACGCCGCCGGCCCGGACGCCCCGGACCTGTCCCCTGTCCAGGAAGCCGACGCCACGGAGCTGCGCCGCCGGATCGAGGCCGGCGAGTGGGTCGTCGACCTGCGCACCCGCACCGCCTTCGCGGCCGGGCACGCGCCGGGCACCGTCAACTTCGGGCTCGACGGCGCCTTCGCCACCTACCTCGGCTGGCTGATCGAGTGGGGCACGCCGGTGACGCTGCTCGGTGAGACCGCCGACGACGTCGCCACCGCCCAGCGCGAGCTGGTCCGCATCGGCATCGACCGGCCCGCGGCGCAGGCCACCGGCGGACCCGAGGACTGGGCCACCGGCGAGCTCGGCTCGTTCCCGACCGCCACGTTCGCCGACCTGGCCGACGTGCGCCACCACCGCGAGGTCGTCGTGCTCGACGTACGTCGTGCCGACGAGTACGACAAGCAGGCCATCTCCGGGGCGGTCAACATCCCCATCCACGACCTGCCCAAGCGCGTGGCCGAGGTGCCCGAGGGGGAGGTCTGGGTGCACTGCGCCGGTGGCTACCGCGCCTCGATCGCCGCCTCCTTCCTCGCCGCGGCCGGCCGGAAGCTGGTCGCGATCGACGACACCTTCGACAACGCCGAGAAGGTGAACCTGCACCTGGTCACCCCCGGCGAGCAGGACAGCGGCCAGGACAGCGAGCAGGACAGCACCGAGGGCACCGCCTGA
- a CDS encoding ArsR/SmtB family transcription factor, giving the protein MSDPRDAVFQELAVVGKAFGSAKRLELVDLLAQGERTVDSLARAAEMGLSTVSAHLQVLKLSNLVQTRREGTRIYYRLAGDDVAALYDAMLTVARTRSADVGRALDAYLNLSDGDEVGIITRAELADLMTRGEPLVLDVRPREEYAAGHIPGARNLPFGELATAVDELRQERSIVAYCRGAYCVLAHDAVRLLSGEGVEALRLEDGMLEWRTHGHPVEVGA; this is encoded by the coding sequence ATGAGCGACCCGAGAGATGCGGTGTTCCAGGAGCTCGCCGTCGTCGGCAAGGCCTTCGGCAGCGCGAAGCGACTGGAGCTGGTCGACCTGCTCGCCCAGGGCGAGCGGACCGTCGACAGCCTGGCGCGGGCCGCGGAGATGGGCCTGAGCACGGTGTCGGCGCACCTGCAGGTCCTGAAGCTGTCGAACCTGGTGCAGACACGGCGCGAGGGCACCCGCATCTACTACCGACTGGCCGGGGACGACGTGGCGGCGTTGTACGACGCAATGCTGACCGTCGCTCGCACGCGTTCGGCTGACGTCGGGCGTGCCTTGGACGCCTACCTCAACCTGTCCGACGGCGACGAGGTCGGCATCATCACGCGTGCTGAGCTCGCCGACCTGATGACGCGCGGCGAGCCGCTGGTGCTCGACGTACGCCCGCGGGAGGAGTACGCCGCCGGCCACATCCCGGGCGCCCGCAACCTCCCCTTCGGCGAGCTCGCCACCGCGGTCGACGAGCTGCGTCAGGAGCGGTCGATCGTCGCCTACTGCCGGGGCGCCTACTGCGTGCTGGCCCATGACGCGGTCAGGCTGCTGAGTGGTGAGGGCGTCGAGGCGCTCCGGCTCGAGGACGGCATGCTGGAGTGGCGCACCCACGGCCACCCGGTCGAGGTCGGCGCATGA
- a CDS encoding rhodanese-like domain-containing protein — translation MSSTPEIDIAQLAAEADRARVIDVREFAEYVAGHVPGATPIPMGQLPSRLDEIDRARPVYVVCASGNRSAAMTDFLIAKGYDAYSVAGGTAAWSQAGRPVETGAPAPS, via the coding sequence ATGAGCAGTACCCCGGAGATCGACATCGCACAGCTCGCCGCCGAGGCGGATCGCGCGAGGGTGATCGACGTCCGCGAATTCGCCGAGTACGTCGCCGGCCACGTGCCTGGCGCCACCCCGATCCCCATGGGTCAGCTGCCCTCGCGGCTCGACGAGATCGACCGCGCGCGGCCGGTCTACGTCGTGTGCGCGTCCGGCAACCGCAGCGCCGCGATGACCGACTTCCTCATCGCGAAGGGCTATGACGCCTACTCTGTGGCCGGCGGCACCGCCGCCTGGTCGCAGGCTGGGCGACCCGTCGAGACCGGCGCACCCGCGCCCTCCTGA
- a CDS encoding TSUP family transporter codes for MTLALAVAAGLLIGLSLGALGGGGSILAVPVLVYLLDQTATQATTGSLVVVGVTSLIGAVTAQRAGNVLLGRGAVFGAVGIGGAALGAKGAAYVDDDVLLAAFAALMLIVGAIMAWRQLHHGRRGAHSARPHLDDPIISFSPTFACNCPRALKVLITATAVGLLTGFLGVGGGFLVVPALVLALGLPMRYAAGTSLVAITITSAAALAVRAGAATAPDWGVVATLTVASAAAAALGARVADRADTGRLQIAFTVLVLAVAVYTGARALPALL; via the coding sequence ATGACGCTCGCCCTCGCCGTCGCCGCCGGGCTCCTCATCGGCCTCTCGCTGGGAGCGCTCGGCGGCGGCGGGTCCATCCTCGCCGTCCCGGTCCTGGTCTACCTCCTGGACCAGACGGCGACCCAGGCCACCACCGGGTCGCTGGTGGTGGTCGGCGTGACGTCGCTGATCGGGGCGGTCACCGCGCAGCGTGCCGGCAACGTCCTGCTCGGACGCGGCGCGGTCTTCGGGGCGGTCGGCATCGGCGGGGCGGCGCTGGGCGCGAAGGGGGCGGCGTACGTCGATGACGACGTCCTGCTGGCTGCGTTCGCAGCCCTCATGCTGATCGTCGGCGCCATCATGGCCTGGCGGCAGCTGCACCACGGCCGCCGCGGTGCCCACTCCGCCCGCCCGCACCTCGACGACCCGATCATCTCCTTCAGCCCCACCTTCGCCTGCAACTGCCCGCGGGCGCTGAAGGTGCTCATCACCGCGACCGCCGTCGGGCTGCTGACCGGCTTCCTCGGCGTCGGCGGCGGCTTCCTTGTCGTCCCGGCGCTCGTCCTCGCGCTCGGGTTGCCGATGCGGTACGCCGCCGGCACCTCCCTGGTGGCCATCACCATCACCAGCGCCGCCGCGCTCGCCGTACGCGCCGGTGCAGCCACCGCCCCCGACTGGGGCGTCGTCGCGACCCTCACCGTCGCCTCCGCGGCCGCCGCGGCGCTCGGAGCGCGGGTCGCCGACCGGGCCGACACCGGCCGGCTCCAGATCGCCTTCACCGTGCTCGTCCTCGCCGTCGCGGTCTACACCGGGGCCCGGGCCCTTCCCGCCCTTCTCTGA
- the trxA gene encoding thioredoxin: MATIDLGAENFESTVNDNDIVLVDFWASWCGPCRMFAPIFEQASETHADIVFAKVDTEAEQGLAAAAQITSIPTLMAFKDGVLVFSQPGAMPAAGLEQLITAVRDLDVAAALAEQERSA, translated from the coding sequence ATGGCCACCATCGACCTCGGTGCCGAGAACTTCGAGAGCACCGTCAACGACAACGACATCGTCCTGGTGGACTTCTGGGCGTCCTGGTGCGGCCCGTGCCGCATGTTTGCCCCGATCTTCGAGCAGGCGTCCGAGACGCACGCCGACATCGTCTTCGCCAAGGTGGACACCGAGGCCGAGCAGGGCCTGGCTGCGGCCGCACAGATCACCTCGATCCCGACCCTGATGGCGTTCAAGGACGGGGTGCTGGTGTTCTCCCAGCCCGGGGCGATGCCTGCCGCGGGGCTGGAGCAGCTGATCACCGCGGTCCGCGACCTCGACGTCGCAGCCGCCCTCGCCGAGCAGGAGAGGAGCGCCTGA
- a CDS encoding cytochrome c biogenesis CcdA family protein gives MSDVGLLAAVAAGVLALLSPCSALLLPSFFAYAFTTRRALVVRTLVFYLGLLLTLVPLGTGAAAASSLFYGHRGTLIAVAGWTIIGLGVLQLAGKGFALPFSSRLQAWSNRRQGAGWVSTLVLGAVYGLAGFCSGPVLGAILTVAAVQDSPWQGGVLLAAYALGMTAPLLVLAAVWDRFDLGRRSWLRGRTLTWGPWRVHTTSVIAGLLFIGIGALFLRYDGTAGLTGALGFDTVDLEYAAQQAVTAWAAAIPGWVLPAVIMLVAGFVAWRRSRPARGVAAEPTREAALERADRT, from the coding sequence GTGAGCGACGTCGGTCTGCTGGCGGCAGTCGCGGCCGGCGTGCTGGCGCTGCTGTCTCCGTGCAGCGCGCTGCTGTTGCCGTCGTTCTTCGCCTATGCCTTCACCACGCGTCGTGCGCTGGTGGTGCGGACGCTGGTGTTCTATCTCGGGCTCCTGCTCACCCTGGTCCCGCTCGGCACGGGCGCAGCGGCGGCCTCGTCGCTGTTCTACGGCCACCGGGGCACGCTCATCGCGGTGGCGGGCTGGACGATCATCGGGCTCGGCGTCCTGCAGCTCGCGGGCAAGGGCTTCGCGCTGCCGTTCAGCAGCCGGCTCCAGGCGTGGTCGAACCGTCGGCAGGGAGCCGGCTGGGTCTCGACGCTCGTGCTGGGCGCCGTCTATGGCCTGGCCGGCTTCTGCTCCGGTCCCGTCCTCGGCGCGATCCTGACCGTCGCGGCGGTGCAGGACTCCCCGTGGCAGGGCGGCGTCCTGCTCGCGGCGTACGCGCTCGGGATGACCGCTCCCCTGCTCGTCCTCGCGGCGGTGTGGGACCGGTTCGACCTCGGCCGGCGGTCGTGGCTGCGCGGGCGCACGCTCACGTGGGGCCCGTGGCGGGTGCACACCACGTCGGTGATCGCCGGGCTGCTCTTCATCGGCATCGGGGCGCTGTTCTTGCGCTACGACGGGACCGCCGGGCTGACCGGTGCGCTCGGGTTCGACACCGTCGACCTGGAGTACGCCGCCCAGCAGGCCGTCACCGCCTGGGCCGCGGCGATCCCCGGGTGGGTGCTGCCGGCCGTGATCATGCTCGTTGCGGGGTTCGTGGCGTGGCGTCGCTCGCGGCCCGCGCGCGGGGTCGCCGCCGAGCCCACGCGTGAGGCCGCCCTCGAACGGGCAGATCGCACCTAG
- a CDS encoding DUF302 domain-containing protein, producing MADYTIAATLDQPYDAAVEAVRAALGEQGFGILTEIDLKATLKAKLDVDVAPQVILGACRPALAYEALTTEPSIAAVLPCNVVVRALDESTSVVEAFNPDTMMGMADDPGLQVVAADAKQRIVAALASLQAVEEGH from the coding sequence ATGGCCGACTACACCATCGCCGCGACCCTCGACCAGCCGTACGACGCCGCCGTGGAGGCGGTGCGCGCCGCGCTGGGTGAGCAGGGCTTCGGCATCCTCACCGAGATCGATCTCAAGGCCACGCTGAAGGCCAAGCTCGACGTCGATGTCGCACCGCAGGTCATCTTGGGCGCATGCCGCCCGGCGCTGGCCTACGAGGCGCTCACGACCGAGCCGTCGATCGCCGCCGTGCTGCCGTGCAACGTCGTGGTCCGCGCCCTCGACGAGTCCACCAGCGTCGTCGAGGCGTTCAACCCCGACACCATGATGGGGATGGCCGACGACCCCGGATTGCAGGTGGTGGCGGCCGACGCCAAACAACGCATCGTCGCTGCTCTGGCGTCGCTGCAAGCCGTCGAGGAAGGCCACTGA
- the uvrA gene encoding excinuclease ABC subunit UvrA, with amino-acid sequence MTTAPAALPDPTDPFVRVRGASEHNLKNVDVDVPRDAMVAFTGISGSGKSSLAFGTLYAEAQRRYFESVAPYARRLLQQLDAPHVQEISGLPPPVALQQRRGAPSSRSSVGTITTLSNLLRMLFSRAGDYPAGADHLAAETFSPNTAAGACPRCHGLGVGHDVAEELMVPDTSLSIREGAIAAWPGAWQGANLRSIVTGLGIDVDTPWRKLKKKDRDWLLFTDEQPSVLVEPEPGRIDHGYYGKFWSARKHVMNVLANSTSERMRERAMRFTRSQTCPECDGSGLRPEALAVTVDGLSIAAVNALPFTELAEVLRPLAAETDETREVAARISADLVARIEVLLDLGLGYLSLGRSSTTLSPGEAQRLRIATQLRSGLFGVVYVLDEPSAGLHPADAEPLLDVLDRLKAAGNSLFVVEHDLDVVRRADWVVDIGPGAGEGGGRILYSGPVAGLEDVAESATTRYLFGRERLSDALDHERRTPNGWLHLRGASRHNLRDVAVDIPLCVLTAVTGVSGSGKSTLVTQVLAEVVRRHLGQSPDDPDDAQLELEVADAAGLESFDRLVRVDQRPIGRTPRSNLATYTGMFDAVRKVFAATDEAKARGYGVGRFSFNVAEGRCETCQGEGFVAVELLFLPGSYAACPTCHGARYNPETLEVTYRDRSIADVLAMTVDEAAGFLDDVPSAARSLQTLQDVGLGYLRLGQPATELSGGEAQRIKLATELQRARRGHALYLLDEPTAGLHPADIALLLRQLHRLVDAGNTVVLVEHDLDTIATADWVIDLGPGGGDAGGQVVATGTPDEVAASTTSVTAPYLARHLR; translated from the coding sequence GTGACCACCGCCCCCGCCGCACTCCCCGACCCCACCGACCCCTTCGTCCGCGTCCGGGGAGCCAGCGAGCACAACCTCAAGAACGTCGATGTCGACGTGCCCCGCGACGCGATGGTCGCCTTCACCGGCATCTCCGGGTCCGGGAAGTCGTCGCTGGCCTTCGGCACGTTGTACGCCGAGGCGCAGCGCCGCTACTTCGAGTCGGTCGCGCCGTACGCCCGGCGCCTGCTCCAGCAGCTCGACGCGCCGCATGTGCAGGAGATCAGCGGGTTGCCGCCGCCCGTCGCGCTGCAGCAGCGCCGCGGTGCACCCAGTTCGCGCTCGAGCGTCGGCACGATCACGACGCTGTCGAACCTGCTGCGGATGCTCTTCTCCCGCGCCGGTGACTACCCCGCCGGTGCCGACCACCTCGCCGCTGAGACGTTCTCCCCCAACACCGCCGCGGGCGCCTGTCCGCGCTGCCACGGGTTGGGCGTCGGCCACGACGTCGCCGAGGAGCTGATGGTCCCGGACACCTCGCTGAGCATCCGCGAAGGCGCGATCGCCGCCTGGCCCGGGGCGTGGCAGGGCGCCAACCTGCGCAGCATCGTGACCGGTCTCGGCATCGACGTCGACACCCCGTGGCGCAAGCTCAAGAAGAAGGACCGCGACTGGTTGCTGTTCACCGACGAGCAGCCGTCGGTGTTGGTCGAGCCCGAGCCGGGGCGGATCGACCACGGCTACTACGGCAAATTCTGGAGCGCCCGCAAGCACGTCATGAACGTGCTGGCGAACTCCACCAGCGAGCGGATGCGCGAACGAGCCATGCGCTTCACCCGCTCCCAGACCTGCCCGGAGTGCGACGGCAGCGGCCTGCGGCCCGAGGCCCTCGCCGTCACCGTCGACGGGTTGTCGATCGCTGCCGTCAACGCGCTGCCGTTCACCGAGCTGGCCGAGGTGCTGCGGCCTCTCGCCGCGGAGACCGACGAGACACGCGAGGTCGCGGCGCGGATCAGCGCCGACCTGGTCGCCCGCATCGAGGTGCTTCTCGACCTGGGGCTCGGTTACCTCTCGCTCGGGCGCAGCTCCACCACCCTCTCGCCCGGCGAGGCGCAACGGTTGAGGATCGCCACCCAGTTGCGCTCGGGACTCTTCGGCGTGGTCTACGTCCTCGACGAGCCGTCCGCAGGCCTGCACCCCGCCGACGCCGAGCCGCTGCTCGACGTGCTCGACCGGCTCAAGGCCGCCGGGAACTCGCTGTTCGTCGTCGAGCACGACCTGGACGTCGTACGCCGTGCGGACTGGGTCGTCGACATCGGTCCGGGCGCCGGCGAGGGCGGTGGCCGGATCCTCTACTCAGGCCCCGTGGCCGGGCTCGAGGACGTCGCGGAGTCCGCGACCACCCGCTATCTCTTCGGCCGGGAGCGGCTCAGCGACGCGCTGGACCACGAGCGGCGTACGCCGAACGGGTGGCTGCACCTGCGCGGCGCCTCGCGGCACAACCTGCGCGACGTCGCGGTCGACATCCCGCTGTGCGTGCTCACTGCGGTCACCGGCGTCTCCGGGTCGGGCAAGTCGACACTGGTCACCCAAGTCCTCGCCGAGGTCGTACGCCGCCACCTCGGCCAGTCCCCCGACGACCCCGACGATGCCCAGCTCGAGCTCGAGGTCGCCGACGCCGCCGGGCTGGAGTCGTTCGACCGGCTCGTGCGCGTCGACCAGCGGCCCATCGGGCGTACGCCGCGGTCCAACCTCGCGACCTACACCGGCATGTTCGACGCCGTCCGCAAGGTCTTCGCCGCCACCGACGAGGCCAAGGCGCGCGGGTACGGCGTGGGGCGGTTCTCGTTCAACGTGGCCGAGGGTCGCTGCGAGACGTGTCAGGGCGAGGGGTTCGTCGCCGTCGAGCTGCTCTTCCTGCCCGGCAGCTATGCGGCGTGCCCGACGTGTCACGGTGCGCGCTACAACCCCGAGACGCTCGAGGTCACCTACCGCGACCGCTCGATCGCCGACGTCCTGGCGATGACGGTCGATGAGGCGGCGGGGTTCCTGGACGACGTACCCAGTGCCGCCCGCAGCCTGCAGACCCTGCAGGACGTCGGCCTGGGCTACCTGCGCCTGGGGCAGCCCGCCACCGAGCTCAGCGGCGGCGAGGCGCAGCGGATCAAGCTCGCCACCGAGTTGCAGCGGGCGCGTCGCGGGCACGCGCTCTATCTGCTCGACGAACCGACGGCGGGGCTGCACCCGGCCGACATCGCGCTCCTGCTGCGCCAACTCCACCGGCTCGTCGACGCCGGCAACACCGTCGTGCTCGTCGAGCACGACCTCGACACGATCGCCACCGCCGACTGGGTCATCGACCTCGGGCCCGGCGGCGGCGACGCGGGCGGTCAGGTCGTCGCGACCGGTACGCCGGACGAGGTCGCCGCGTCGACGACGAGCGTGACCGCGCCGTACCTCGCACGGCACCTGCGCTGA
- a CDS encoding class I SAM-dependent methyltransferase, with amino-acid sequence MDEDRHGHGHGHSHGHEGDRFDDAAATWDDDPDHERRQQAVAELIASTVPLSPQSRALDVGGGTGRLSILLADRVGSVTVTDPSIGMVQVAQERIEAAGLTGRMRAVQADLSQDRLEGEYDVVWSSLALHHVRDLDTLLTVLAGMLTDGGTLAIADLERDRDGAFHADKVDFDGHHGFDRVELTEQLGRAGFTDVAFQDATSIAKDGRDFGVFLCTARRSPR; translated from the coding sequence ATGGATGAGGACCGGCACGGGCATGGGCACGGGCATTCGCATGGACACGAAGGCGATCGGTTCGACGACGCCGCGGCGACCTGGGACGACGACCCCGATCACGAGCGGCGTCAGCAGGCCGTGGCCGAACTCATCGCCTCGACGGTGCCGCTGAGTCCGCAGAGCCGCGCGCTCGACGTCGGCGGGGGCACCGGCCGGCTGAGCATCCTGCTGGCCGACCGGGTCGGGTCCGTCACCGTGACCGACCCGTCGATCGGGATGGTGCAGGTCGCGCAGGAGCGGATCGAGGCCGCGGGGCTGACCGGCCGGATGCGCGCCGTGCAGGCCGACCTCTCGCAGGACCGGCTCGAGGGGGAGTACGACGTGGTGTGGAGCTCCCTGGCGTTGCACCACGTCCGCGACCTCGACACCCTGCTGACGGTCCTGGCCGGCATGCTGACGGACGGCGGGACCCTGGCGATCGCCGACCTCGAGCGCGACCGCGACGGGGCGTTCCACGCCGACAAGGTCGACTTCGACGGCCACCACGGCTTCGACCGGGTCGAGCTCACCGAGCAGCTCGGGCGCGCCGGCTTCACCGACGTCGCCTTCCAGGACGCGACGAGCATCGCCAAGGACGGTCGCGACTTCGGCGTCTTCCTCTGCACCGCGCGGCGCTCGCCCCGCTGA
- a CDS encoding DsbA family protein → MSDTRTPSPTKASTSKPGARKSPLLPALLAVIAAAVLVLGFVGLPGDDDDASAQDGSSGSSAVADLPADDPLVQLPRRDPDDPRALGDVDAPVVMVNYSEFQCPFCGKFARDTAPTLIEKYVADGTLRIEWRDFPYLGPESMTAALAGVAAAEQDKFWEFHDALFAEQLPPNSGNLDQDYLEDKAEEAGLDVAAFREAMDSTVADRRVTLDFQEGQTIGVSGTPAFVINGVPVMGAQPTEVFEQVIEEAAAQ, encoded by the coding sequence ATGTCTGACACCCGCACCCCGTCCCCCACCAAGGCGAGCACCAGCAAGCCGGGCGCCCGCAAGAGCCCGCTGCTGCCTGCGCTCCTCGCCGTAATCGCCGCAGCCGTCCTCGTCCTCGGCTTCGTCGGCCTGCCCGGCGACGATGACGACGCCTCCGCGCAGGACGGGTCGTCCGGATCGAGCGCGGTCGCCGACCTGCCGGCGGACGACCCGCTGGTGCAGCTGCCCCGGCGCGACCCCGACGATCCCCGTGCACTCGGTGACGTCGACGCGCCGGTGGTGATGGTGAACTACTCGGAGTTCCAGTGCCCGTTCTGCGGCAAGTTCGCGCGTGACACCGCGCCGACCCTGATCGAGAAGTACGTCGCCGACGGCACCTTGCGCATCGAGTGGCGCGACTTCCCCTACCTCGGGCCGGAGTCGATGACCGCGGCCCTCGCCGGGGTCGCCGCCGCGGAGCAGGACAAGTTCTGGGAGTTCCACGACGCGCTCTTCGCCGAGCAACTGCCGCCCAACAGCGGCAACCTCGACCAGGACTACCTCGAGGACAAGGCCGAGGAGGCCGGACTCGACGTCGCCGCCTTCCGTGAGGCGATGGACTCGACCGTCGCCGACCGACGCGTAACCCTCGACTTCCAGGAGGGTCAGACGATCGGCGTCAGCGGCACACCCGCGTTCGTCATCAACGGCGTCCCCGTCATGGGCGCGCAGCCGACCGAGGTGTTCGAGCAGGTCATCGAGGAGGCTGCGGCGCAGTGA
- a CDS encoding metal-sensitive transcriptional regulator produces the protein MELDPTTMTPVVNRIKRARGQLDGVLRMLEEGRDCEDVVTQLAAVSRALDRAGFAIISTGLQQCLTAGDDLDSVDVKKMEKLFLSLA, from the coding sequence ATGGAGCTCGATCCCACGACCATGACCCCCGTCGTCAACCGCATCAAGCGCGCCCGCGGTCAGCTCGACGGCGTCCTGCGCATGCTCGAGGAGGGCCGTGACTGCGAGGACGTCGTCACCCAGCTCGCCGCGGTCTCGCGGGCCCTTGACCGCGCAGGCTTCGCGATCATCTCCACGGGGCTGCAGCAGTGCCTCACCGCCGGCGACGATCTCGACAGCGTCGACGTCAAGAAGATGGAGAAGCTGTTCCTCTCGCTCGCCTGA